The following proteins are co-located in the SAR86 cluster bacterium genome:
- the guaA gene encoding glutamine-hydrolyzing GMP synthase, whose product MAKDILAQKILILDFGSQYTQLIARRVRELGVYCEIYSHKSSLSSIKSFSPQGLILSGGPETVEQKGSPKVATGIFKLGVPILGICYGMQTIAKQMHGKVELSKKREFGHASLKILNKSSGLFNGINQHSINVWMSHGDHVVSLPKGFKKSATSSNSPIAGFVNTKLNIFGLQFHPEVTHTPQGKKILSNFVRNICQCRGLWNSKNIIDKSIQEIREKVGDDKVLLGLSGGVDSSVVAALLHRAIGDQLTCIFVDNGLLRLNEGDQVMKTFRDSFGIKVIRANAGNLFLKELKGKTDPEIKRKIIGKAFIDVFLKEAKKDKQIKWLAQGTIYPDVIESSGNTHGTAHVIKSHHNVGGLPDYLNLPVIEPLRDLFKDEVRKIGKKLGLSSTLIDRHPFPGPGLGVRILGEVKKSYIYTLQQADSIFMEELIENNLYHKVSQAFAVFLPVKSVGVVGDSRRYEYVIALRAVETIDFMTAKAYRFSHQFLEKVSTRIINEIPQVSRVTYDISSKPPATIEWE is encoded by the coding sequence ATGGCAAAGGACATACTTGCCCAAAAAATTCTTATATTAGATTTTGGGTCTCAGTACACACAACTTATAGCAAGAAGAGTTAGAGAACTGGGTGTTTATTGTGAAATTTATTCTCATAAATCTTCTTTGTCTTCTATCAAATCTTTTTCTCCTCAAGGTTTAATCCTTTCAGGAGGACCAGAAACAGTTGAGCAAAAAGGATCGCCTAAAGTGGCGACAGGGATTTTTAAATTAGGTGTTCCTATTTTAGGGATTTGCTATGGCATGCAAACTATAGCTAAGCAGATGCATGGTAAAGTAGAACTCTCAAAGAAAAGAGAGTTTGGTCACGCTTCCCTTAAAATTTTAAATAAATCCAGTGGCCTTTTTAATGGTATCAATCAACATAGCATCAATGTCTGGATGAGTCACGGTGACCATGTTGTATCTTTACCTAAGGGGTTTAAGAAGAGTGCAACTAGTTCTAATAGCCCTATAGCTGGGTTTGTAAATACAAAGCTAAATATATTCGGACTCCAATTCCATCCAGAAGTAACTCATACACCTCAAGGCAAGAAAATTCTTAGTAATTTTGTTAGAAACATATGTCAGTGCAGAGGTTTATGGAATTCAAAAAACATCATTGATAAATCTATTCAAGAAATTAGAGAAAAAGTGGGAGATGATAAAGTTTTATTAGGTTTATCAGGAGGAGTTGATTCTTCCGTAGTGGCTGCGCTATTACACAGAGCCATAGGAGACCAACTTACATGTATTTTTGTTGACAATGGACTTTTAAGATTAAATGAAGGCGACCAAGTAATGAAAACTTTTAGAGATTCTTTTGGAATAAAAGTGATTAGAGCTAATGCAGGAAATTTATTTTTAAAAGAATTAAAAGGTAAAACCGATCCAGAGATAAAAAGAAAGATTATTGGTAAAGCTTTTATTGATGTCTTCCTTAAAGAAGCAAAAAAAGACAAGCAAATTAAATGGTTGGCTCAAGGAACCATATATCCAGATGTTATAGAGTCGTCAGGCAATACTCATGGTACAGCTCATGTTATTAAATCTCATCATAATGTAGGAGGTCTCCCAGATTATTTAAATCTTCCTGTAATAGAACCCCTTCGAGATTTATTTAAGGACGAGGTCAGGAAAATAGGAAAAAAATTAGGACTTTCAAGTACTTTAATAGATAGGCATCCTTTTCCTGGACCAGGCTTAGGTGTCAGGATTTTAGGAGAAGTAAAAAAGAGCTATATTTATACATTACAACAGGCTGATAGTATTTTTATGGAAGAGCTCATAGAGAATAATTTATACCACAAAGTCAGCCAGGCATTTGCAGTCTTTTTGCCTGTTAAATCAGTTGGTGTAGTAGGGGACTCTCGGAGATATGAATACGTTATTGCTCTCAGAGCTGTTGAGACTATAGATTTTATGACAGCAAAAGCTTATCGATTTAGTCATCAATTCTTAGAGAAAGTTTCAACTCGCATTATCAATGAAATTCCTCAAGTTTCTAGGGTAACTTACGATATATCCAGTAAGCCGCCAGCCACTATTGAGTGGGAGTGA